Sequence from the Zeugodacus cucurbitae isolate PBARC_wt_2022May chromosome 2, idZeuCucr1.2, whole genome shotgun sequence genome:
AAATACGAGCAgtggaataataaaaacaacaaaatatttgcaaataaaaggaagagaacaacaccaacactaACGAATAGTTTAGCATACAAACGCTGGCTGTGTGTGCGTCTGCGCGCAAATTCTACGCCAACGAGCAAATACTTTCCCAACGACAAACATACACCACCGAATAGGATAGCATAGAAGTGACAAGTGACAGGTAGTCGTTTGTGGCAGTGACAAGTGTCGCATActcttaaacaaaaaaacaaaatgaagacAAATCCCGCATTGGATCACGTGTATGTGAACGATGGTTTCAAGTGTTCTTCGATCAGCATTACAACGAACGGTACGGAACAGAACGGTGGTAGTGGCGGATCGCAAGGATCTAACGAgtttatatgtaagtacatactaCAATGCGAAGTATCTAATTGcgttttagttttataaaagtGTGCAGTGAATTGGAAGTGTTATTATAGTTGAAAGTCATAATCCGGtgattcttcaataaattaatttcagcaTTTTTCTTATTGTGGACCTTTGATTcgttcatcaagcaacgtgttTTCTAACCCCAACGAGttgcaacacaaaaataattgtttcaaaTTGCTCGTTCTCTCGTTGTCTCATTCTCGAGTTAATGAGAAATAGTGAAGCTAAAAATTAtctcaaaatttcataaattttcccaATTATTtgcgatattttgaaaattaagccTGCATATTCGGaattatcaattatttattaaagcatCTGCATTTCCACTTCAAAAACTCGTTGGGAAAAATAGTTGTATTTAAAGATGAAGGTAGAGTAGGCAGCTTAGTGAATACAACTACATCACTAGAAGACATTAAAGAAATTATCCGAAAAATTTATATGGAAgtcttttgtatgtatgtgattggcgttgcaaccgtttagccggttatagccgaatcgacgatagtgcgccacctctctctctccttcgcagttcggcgccagttggagatcccaagcttAACCAGggcgctctccacctggtccctccaacggagtggaggccttccccttcctcggcttcctccggcgggtactgcatcgaacactttcagtgctggagtgttttcgtccattcggacaacataacctagccagtCTTTTATACTGGTTATTTTCCCTGACAAATACAAAGTAAAGTAATTATGAGTACGATATAGCTAGAGTCTTAACAAACAAGATGAAGAAACTTCATTAATTTCACACTGCTACTGCAAGAACAAGCATAATGCAACTAACAGATCAGAACGGAAGCCAGAAGTATAAAACTCAGTACAACTCCTCTAACCAAGGAGTCACTGcacaaaagaatttattttcaaataaatccaTATTGGTGAATTTTGAACTGTTTGAAAATTCCATCTCGGGTATTAATACTCACTTACAAGCCTCCATTCATTTGctaattatgcatttatatTTCGTACACTTGATttacttgtatatttttatttaattaaatgattCCGTTTAAAActctcattaaaaaaaaatttaaataaaaagattaaaaatattttttttttaatttctgacaattttaatgacttcattttatacatacatatatgtatatatatatatattcttaatgcGATTCTACAAATGCAAGAACGTAATTATTCGGATGGCAACAAATCAGGCTTAGCCgttgatttaaatatatatagaaatatatgtacatacaacaaaCAATGTTTAGACATTAAGTAAATGTGTCATTCAACTCATTATCACCTAAATTGACTTGGGTGcttaaataaaagtgaatttgaCATATTtaactaatatacatacatacattaaacaaatatgggcacatatgaatgtatacatacaaatacacaaatatagaaaaatacaaacatatatattaacatataaaatatatatgtatgcatacttgtgtatatttgtatttgaaatcagTGTCAATTAGCCTCTCAAGCGATCTCTGCATTCAAAGTGGCAAAggtaaatattgaattaaatgaacgCCGATTATGGCTTATTTCCAATTCAACTGTCATACAAATTGACATTTACAcgcttataaatatgtatgtatgtatgtcagctAAGATACAATTCCGCAGCACGCGAATTTATGTgtcaaattgcaaatattttaactgcTTTCCCTAAATACGCGCATACAGTATTACTAAAAAATCGAAGTATTAGGGATGTTGCgtatttttcgaacaaaaaaataataattttaatctttaaaataacaaatttgttCTACTGTTTATTGACTTATTATCTATACAGTGGCtgcaaaacatttttataatttctttttcagttctagtttttttccttttaagTTGGATTCTAGTGAAATAATAGATCTTTTATAAATCTAAGCATACAGTTTTACTATATTTACCAGATTTTACGAGAAAGCGCTCGCATACATGTAAAAAACTGAAAACGAGAACACAATTAGTAGTATACATGAGACATTATCTCTCTATTTCTATAtccatctctctctctttccctGTACGAAATTGGTAGTTTTAACGCGAAGGATTTCTACCTGAAAATTCTAGCAAACCTGTCATGTTATGAACAAATATGTAGCATACTTCTGGAATATATGAGAACACATATATCACAAACAAATCTAGAATAAATTAGCTCCCTTGAATAATTACCAATTACTTTCATAttgttattaggtctacaactttgcttccgccgttttccaataaatgtctctagagtcaagcactggtcgattaaatcgattttttttatatcgatcttggagatttgtgtcaacattaacccaacaaaaagtGTTTAGAGCAGGGACcgaaaataagagttattttacaatttttaataaaaaaaaaatcatacataaaggaaCATCGTAGAAAAGTTTGGATAACACCATCATGATTTTTAGGTgaactatatgcgaaatattgtatgatttttaaattttgatttttatatatttagatcaaaaataaaagttatttttgatttttatttttttagatcaaaaaataagaattatttttgatttttatattttcaaatccataataaaaatcaattcaaaatttgtaacatataaaaattggaaagatgcatattgtaatacatacggcataaatagataaataaaaattttgaattgatttttattattgatttaaaaatataaaaatcaaaaataattcttattttttgatctaaaaaaataaaaatcaaaaataaattttattttttatctaaatatataaaaatcaaaaataatttttatttttgatctaaatatgtatataaaaatcgaaaataactcttattttttgatttttttgataaaagtcataagagTTACGGGCCCTGgtttagagatctgtttgcatcccaaacttattctcaactgaaaatgtcgctttttgagccgaattgtcgacatttgcgggaaattttgcttttcttttttaattccaagaaaagtgcggctgaggctcatcgacatttgtaacatcgACAATTGTCGAtggacattttataaaaaaaactcaaatttacaaaaaaaaaacggcggaagctatgtttttttttaatttttaaatagtttggaaaCAGATACATTGTCATAAAGGtggcaatttttttaacaaaaaattctgTTCATCATTTCCGAcctttttgatattaaacttcCTAGCtagctgatttttattttcctatagatatttttaaatttatttttaatttttttttcaaataaaaacacatcCCTAATGTGCATATGACAATAAAAATAccttataaaaaactaaaaaaaaatatatgtccaTATATGgacttacatacttataaagcaAAATACACCTACACGCCCCTTATTATAATACGCCCTCTATTGCATAGGTGAAAAGATTGAGGAATTGACTGAAATACGTTGCATATTACGTTACCGCAAGATTTTTGCCTCcctttttatactttttcacGGTTTgtgtaaaaaaactgaaattccaCACCGGTTCGCACGCCAACGCTATTAATTGAAAGGCGGCCAGCGTCAATTCGCTACGCTATTGAACTTGTCTCCGCCACGACCCAACAAAAacttatttactatttatattgAGAGTTAGCGTGCAATTGTCATTGGCAAGCGTTAAGTCCTACAgcaaatatgcatatgcatgtatgtaaatatttgaataccAAATTAGTGCAAACATATCCAACATTATAAGTGCGCGTTGTAGGTATCAACAAGTTTGTGTGTGAAAGATCATTTTCCAGTCGCCGCAGCAAACGCTAATAAAATTATCATAGATATACATAGATTTCTTTGTCTGTTTCAGAAAAGATATCTTCTTCAGTTGGATTCTTTAGTTAGGAGATTTGACTTGACCACTCAAAGGATGAACGCTTCTTGAAGTAATAATTAACTTTCGAATCCACGAACTgcttcttataataataataatttagataATGTGCGTCATCTAATCATCAATCAACTGATGCATTTCATGTCGTTTTTAGTGAAAACATTTTcaccaaattattttcaattccattttaattcactacaaaaataattcaatgaAAAGTAAACATTAGCAAAATTAATCGTTATAATAATAGGAAATCCTTAATTGTTGTTTGGTAGACAACCCCTATAAAATGAAGTAAGTTTCCTACTTACTTAGAAGATCACTTAATTGCTATCAAAACAATACGtcacataataaattattagctGACTGTTAGCGCTCAACACACCCACACGATTACAATGCGCGGGAAAATCGTTGAACACCGATACAAAATACATTCGGAATGATCATTATAATTACGCTGAAAGCTGAGAGctgtttgtatatgtacataagcattAACTGTGAAGTGGTGCACCCTTGGCAATGAAAATCGTGTAGTTagcgaaaaatacaaataataataataataacacaattCAAATGTGTTGTTAGTACGCTGCAGTCGGCTATAAATAATGACTCATGAACTTTTGAGCGggtgttttctttttgttgttgaagtTTTTGTTTGAGCTCAATAAATGGTTTTCCGCAGCGCTGCACATGAGTTATTTTCACATACAACCTTTTGAAAGTACAATGGACTTACGCAAATACacacataatttttgttttggttacAAAAAATACTTGAAGCGCTAATTGGAGGTTGATCTCATTGGATTTTATCGATTttgtcgaaaataaaattaaaaaactttaccAAATACcaatatataaagatattttttctaattctaaCGTTTCTGGCTAATTTTGAGTTTCCGACAATAATATTCAGAGAGCTCTCGCACTTTTAGCGAATATCGGAAGAAGGTGATGCGCCGAGCTTCCATCCAGTATATTATTATCATATAAAATCTGGGATTCGATTTaagaatttacatttaaaattttcacatttcatatattttataacagcTGCCATAACCCTTTcgcttttctctctctctctctctcccttttTCAGTAACTGAAGACGGCAAAAAAATGATTCCACCTGTCAAGACCATGGATTGTGCCAAAGCCTGGGTGCAAGATCGCACCCGACGCACCTTCAATCGCAAGACACTCTACAAACGTCTGCCCATATTCAATTGGTTACCGAAATATTCACGAGATGATGCTGTGGGTGATGTGGTGGCCGGTCTCACAGTCGGTTTAACCGTTATACCACAAGCGTTGGCGTATGCTGGTGTAGCCGGACTACCCGCAGCAGTAAGTTGAAGcattaaatttgaagaaaaaattataatttttaaggatagcttattttataatattttattattagcaacttttcaattttttttttaattaattaaatttattttaattatttttaattaaatttaatatttttttattttttttttccttttgcagTACGGTTTATATGGTTCCTTCTTAGGctgtttcatttacattttcctCGGCAACTGCAAGGATGTGCCCGTTGGTCCATCCGCCATTGTGGCGCTATTGACCTTCCAAACGGCGAAAGGTTCATGGCAATTAGCGGTGTTGCTCAGTCTGCTTTGCGGCATTGTTGAGTTGTTTATGGGAATTTTCGGTTTGGGTTTTCTGCTGGATTTCGTGTCAGGACCCGTCTCATCTGGTTTCACCTCAGCCGTTTCACTGATTATTGTTGCATCGCAAGTGAAAGACATTTTGGGCATACCGGCGCCCGGCACCACATTCCTGGAAATTTTAACGCACATCTACGAGAATATCAAGCTGACGCGTGCCTCGGACACAGTGTTGGGTCTCACTTGCATTGTGGTGCTACTGATGATGCGGGTAAGTTAAAATATTCGATCAAAGAAACAAGCATCCTaactaatattattgttttttattgtcaaCAGCTGCTGTCATCATTCAAGCTCGGCCCGAAGGAACCCACGCTGCGCTCGAAGACACAGAATGTGCTCAACAAAATAATTTGGCTTATCGGCACCTCTCGCAATGCCATACTTGTGATCGCCTGCGGCATTTTGGGTTATATATTGCACAGCGATGATGGCAATATACCATTCCGTGTTATTGGCTACATTCCACAAGGCATGCCCGCCATACAACCACCACCATTCCACATGTCGGCCAATGAAACAGCCTCTGGGCATGAGGAAGGCTTCATTGATATGGTGAAAAATTTGGGTTCTGGCCTAATAGTGCTGCCGCTCATATCGTTGATGGAAACCGTCTCTATAGCCAAAGCTTTTGGTAAGTACAAGCGTTTGAGCttaatttaacaatatattcaaaaaatatttatttatttaatcaaataattttctacCAATAGGTAATGGCAAACCGGTCGACGCCTCACAGGAGCTCATCGCTATTGGTATTGCAAATATTGCTAACTCGTTCGTGCAGAGCTTCCCATCCACCGGCGCACTGAGTCGTGGCGCTGTCAATAATGCCAGTGGCGTGCGAACCCCGCTAAGCAACATCTACTCGAGCACTTTGGTCATACTTGCCTTAATTTTCTTCACACCCTACTTCTTCTTCATACCGAAGTCAACGTTGGCGGCCATTATCATTGCTGCCGTTATGTTTATGGTGGAAGTGCGCGTAATCAAACCAATGTGGCGCGCGAAAAGTAAGCCGAACGCTTATAACCTAGTGAATTGAGGTTTCTAACTATTTTAAATCTTCCATTTTAGAGAGTGATCTGCTGCCTGGTCTTGGCACATTCATCGCTTGTTTAGTTTTACCGCTGGAAATCGGCATACTAATCGGTGTCGGCCTAAATGTCATCTTCATTCTATATCATGCCGCGCGTCCTAAAATCACAACTGAAATCCTCACAACATCTGCTGGCAATGAGTATCTGATGATCACGCCCGATCGTTGCTTGATGTTCCCCTCGGTGGATTATGTGCGCAATCTGGTGACCAAACACTCGATGCGACAAAATGTACCCGTTGTCATCGATGCCTCACACATTTACGGTGCGGATTTCACGGCGGCCACTGTTATCGAATCACTGCTGGGCGATTTCGCAGCACGTTCCCAACTCTTGTTCTTCTACAATCTGAAACCCAGTATTTGTTCGCTATTCGAGACGCTATCGCCAGCGGAGTTCGTCGTCTACTATCAGGAGGAGCAGCTGGATCAGTTATTGAAGGATCGTAATTATGAGCAAAAGAAAACGATAACGGTGTAGTTGCGCGTGGAAATGTTTGATAGTATTGGTAATTACCGTTATGCTATTGTTGGCTGAAATGTGATCGTGCTGAGTCTTAGAGAGACACACACCAGAAAATGGTTGGTTAACTGTTAACTATACGCGTTTGCTTTAGTCTTATAAATATCGCTTGCTGGATTTAACTAGTTTAGTATTTATAATGTAGGCAACTtcgagatatgtatatatataaatacgtcCCTAATTTTAgatatgtttacatatttaagGCACACCTTCATACAGGTTATGTATGGTGTATAACTGCATATtgctttttcattttgtaaacatATTGTGAAACCTAACAATGGAGTATTATTTTAGTATTGATCaccaaaaaaaaggaaaaaattatattctacgCTTTTACATAttgatttatgtattgtaaatatttgtgaattaatttaaatcgaTGCAAGTGCGTTAGACCTCATTTagcttaaaaatgtatttaaaattgatttaatttatgaaatgcAAAGCACTAAAGGAGGTATTGTTAAACGTAGAATACAATGAAACGCCAAGAGTGCTATGTACATAGTTTTTAATACGAAACGTTTTGAATTtcgtaaaaaatgttaaatactaATACATGCTTGTTAAACTTAAAAAtcttacaaatttaataatatatattgcgTTGAGCagctattatataattaatgccACATTCAAGAAAGCACTTGTTATGAAGTAgttatataacttaaaaaaccAACAACTATATACTTTCGCtagaaagtatgtatgtatataaaagtccTAAAATGCTAGTGAGTCTTACCATTTAAacgtaatttttatatatttatagttactaatgttaagcaaataaacgtaaatatttaaaaatatagtgttatttatgacttaaatatttattaagtagcTGTGCAATAAAGCAATGATGTTGAAGTCCTCAGAAACGGTTGATGTCTTTTATTCAGGAAGCCAAGCAATtgaattgaagaaaataaattttctggtatcactttatattaatatataatgaagaTAGCTCCCAAAATGGAAGGAAAGTTATCTTTACAGAGATCCACGATTATattaagggggtcatcccatgtaACGGCCTGTGTTTTAgtcatttttttagaatttttttctacgaccaaTAAATAGATAGAACCTTAAggttattatcatttattaacatatatatcgaaagtataaatataccttttaaacaaaaaatatgggatagaacatgagttacagtGTTCTGAATACCCCCTATCGAAATATGGAGTTGTTCCTCCACGTttccggctgattggcttatcgaaaacgaaaaaaattagaagcgttttatttaatatgtaagcttaaatgcatggaacgCATTTtggattgaaaataaatttcgaattttgcgtttttttttagttttttgctataaaaaaagaatttttggaattttttattttttttttttttaatttttgaggcCATCACATTTGATGAACTCCTTTAGGGACGATAGCTTCCACATTGGGTGAACTTACTTAAATGGAATGGACCCACTATGAAATCTATCAAGAACTAAACACTCTAGTAACGATTTTCCAAATTCTAGCACAATTCTTAAAAAACTAATCATACATGGCAGAGTTCCTAAATTACATGGCaagttattaaaatagtttttgttaaataaagcaCATCTTCGAAATATGCAgtagatatattttaaatttctatgaaactaaacaatattgcttttataaacaatgttaaaaaatacaaactataattacatttatataaaaattataagttgACAGGACCGAATGTAGCGCCAACAATAGAGCCTACGTGGCAACActctatattatatttgttgagTAACAGCTATAATTGATTAcagaaaaatacattaataattattggataataactccaacattataatattatttattagcacattgaaatgtatgaaattaaaaaaaaggtgaAAAGACAAAATTTAAACCCCTCCAGTATCTCCTAGCAATGAGTGGCAActcaacatacaattttttacacGTACTGT
This genomic interval carries:
- the Slc26a11_2 gene encoding sodium-independent sulfate anion transporter, translating into MKTNPALDHVYVNDGFKCSSISITTNGTEQNGGSGGSQGSNEFILTEDGKKMIPPVKTMDCAKAWVQDRTRRTFNRKTLYKRLPIFNWLPKYSRDDAVGDVVAGLTVGLTVIPQALAYAGVAGLPAAYGLYGSFLGCFIYIFLGNCKDVPVGPSAIVALLTFQTAKGSWQLAVLLSLLCGIVELFMGIFGLGFLLDFVSGPVSSGFTSAVSLIIVASQVKDILGIPAPGTTFLEILTHIYENIKLTRASDTVLGLTCIVVLLMMRLLSSFKLGPKEPTLRSKTQNVLNKIIWLIGTSRNAILVIACGILGYILHSDDGNIPFRVIGYIPQGMPAIQPPPFHMSANETASGHEEGFIDMVKNLGSGLIVLPLISLMETVSIAKAFGNGKPVDASQELIAIGIANIANSFVQSFPSTGALSRGAVNNASGVRTPLSNIYSSTLVILALIFFTPYFFFIPKSTLAAIIIAAVMFMVEVRVIKPMWRAKKSDLLPGLGTFIACLVLPLEIGILIGVGLNVIFILYHAARPKITTEILTTSAGNEYLMITPDRCLMFPSVDYVRNLVTKHSMRQNVPVVIDASHIYGADFTAATVIESLLGDFAARSQLLFFYNLKPSICSLFETLSPAEFVVYYQEEQLDQLLKDRNYEQKKTITV